CCCGTAGCTGGCCCCACGTCCTTATGCTGATGCCACGCGGGTAGAGTATCACAGCTACGTCAGCCTCGCTGGGGCCGGGTACTAGGCCGAGCCGCTGTACGTCGCAGCCACTAGCCCGGGGCGGGGGAGTAACTACTACTACCCGTATGCCGTTGAACTCGTAGCCGTTAACGCTTGTCTTTTCTCTGATCTCCTGGTAGTAGCTGGGTGCCTCCCGCTCATAGATCTCCCTAGCCCAGTCCGGCCACAGGCTGCCCTCAGCGAGCGCCCCAGCAGCCCGGCGTAGCCCCTCCCAGTCGAGGTGGCGTAGCACTAGCCGCCACTTGTCCGCAAGCCCTAGATGGTCCTCGCTACAGCTGTCGTCTGCCCGGGCTATCTCTACTAGCGTCCTGTCCTCGCCGGTACAGCGAGCCACAGCGCATGCTATCTCCGCCGTGACCCTTGACCGATCGTGAACCACGATTGCACCGGCCTTCTCCAGTGCTTCACGGGCTCCCTCCGGCCACTCGTGGTGATCTATCCATACCAGCCGCTGGCCCCACCGCAGCAGCCCCGCCACAGCCTCGGCATCGGCCCTACTCCTCGGCGAGAGGTCTGCGACAACAACCACTGTCCCGGGCCGGCCAGCAGCCTCCTGCAGTGCGCGGCGGAGCATCCGGTAGAGCCCACGAGCGCCTGCAACGTCGTGTTTCGCCTCAATGCCGCGGCGCCGGGCCCACCGCAGCAGCAACGCGGCGGAGACAAGCCCGTCGAGATCCACATGGCTTACAGTATGTAGCCTCCGAGCAGCCTCAAGCAGCTCGATAGCCTTCTCGTAGGCCAATACAGGGTGCACCCGCTCTCGGGCCTGCTCTGGGCCCGGGGAATGTGCTTTAGCCTCTAAGGTTTAGATGCGTTACACATGTAGCGCGGAAGCATTTAGACTTTATCTGTGGCTACGGTGCTAATGTTGGCCATTCCCGATAACCGAGAATGCTGTGAAGCCAGCTTATTGTCCATGCTAGGCGAGAACTGGGTAGTAGCTGTCTAATGTAATCGCGA
The window above is part of the Pyrodictium delaneyi genome. Proteins encoded here:
- a CDS encoding DHH family phosphoesterase encodes the protein MAYEKAIELLEAARRLHTVSHVDLDGLVSAALLLRWARRRGIEAKHDVAGARGLYRMLRRALQEAAGRPGTVVVVADLSPRSRADAEAVAGLLRWGQRLVWIDHHEWPEGAREALEKAGAIVVHDRSRVTAEIACAVARCTGEDRTLVEIARADDSCSEDHLGLADKWRLVLRHLDWEGLRRAAGALAEGSLWPDWAREIYEREAPSYYQEIREKTSVNGYEFNGIRVVVVTPPPRASGCDVQRLGLVPGPSEADVAVILYPRGISIRTWGQLRADCIASRLGGGGHSHVAGAPRPSTTMGPAQIARMVANAAEGCRAGQ